From a single Cyclobacterium marinum DSM 745 genomic region:
- a CDS encoding DUF6438 domain-containing protein: protein MKITFYIFFFLTLLSCNKREEENISQKLNGFWFNDDKILLFRDSVMMHPIYEAPGLFEFTINDGMLIVKNTQEYFENIYDTCFVKLEKENELTLVIDDVGYTFKKFESTPSMNFHRLYFEIEPCHGFCPVFQVEIFPDGTVNFNGIEYTEIEGPKEYNLNIEIINELNNLLEVVKIIDYPDDKFSNPPDSPRFNMVVEYPNEIKISIIDGLFEGKYENIVRYFYFFERQLIENSP, encoded by the coding sequence ATGAAGATAACCTTCTACATATTTTTCTTTCTGACTCTCCTTTCATGCAATAAAAGAGAAGAAGAAAATATTTCTCAAAAACTAAATGGATTTTGGTTTAACGATGATAAAATTCTTTTATTCAGGGATTCAGTAATGATGCATCCTATTTATGAAGCTCCAGGCTTGTTTGAGTTCACCATTAATGATGGAATGCTAATCGTCAAGAACACTCAGGAATACTTTGAAAACATCTATGATACCTGCTTTGTAAAACTTGAAAAAGAAAATGAATTAACCTTAGTAATTGATGATGTAGGTTACACATTCAAAAAATTTGAATCTACACCAAGCATGAATTTTCATAGGCTATACTTTGAAATTGAACCTTGTCATGGGTTTTGTCCAGTTTTTCAAGTAGAAATTTTCCCAGATGGCACAGTTAATTTTAATGGAATAGAGTACACTGAAATAGAAGGTCCAAAGGAGTATAATTTGAATATAGAAATAATAAATGAATTAAATAACCTATTAGAAGTGGTTAAAATAATAGATTATCCTGATGATAAATTTTCAAACCCACCTGATTCTCCAAGATTTAATATGGTTGTGGAATATCCAAATGAAATAAAAATTTCAATAATTGATGGATTGTTTGAAGGGAAATATGAAAACATCGTAAGGTATTTTTACTTTTTTGAAAGGCAGTTAATTGAAAACAGTCCATAA
- the ltrA gene encoding group II intron reverse transcriptase/maturase, whose protein sequence is MRMNLWNETKSIPISRQMVWEAYQKVRSNKGSAGVDAISMEKFDVDRRKHLYKLWNRMSSGSYFPPAVKEVEIPKKDGAVRKLGVPTISDRVGQMVVKMFIEPRLEAIFSTNSYGYRPNRNAHQALSEVRNNCWKNNWVIDLDIKGFFDNIDHNKLMLALEKHVPEIWVKLYVRRWLEAPVVTVSGQQIEKQGKGTPQGGVISPLLANLFLHYAFDKWLEKIDKNVVFTRYADDVILHCNTKSHSEQILRLVHQRMESVGLELHPQKTKIVYCRDFRRRGKYPTVKFDFLGYSFQPRTAYSKKKGKLFIGYDCAISISSRKRIADRLEELKVNKLTFKSIVGVAQFLNPMIRGWVHYYGKFKMFELTKVFRLLSKRLVWWARKRYKRYKTSIRKGYKWLARVRSQYPTLFYHWQFSEINVVA, encoded by the coding sequence ATGAGGATGAATTTATGGAATGAAACAAAATCAATACCTATAAGTCGCCAAATGGTTTGGGAGGCTTATCAAAAAGTGCGTTCCAACAAAGGGAGTGCAGGAGTTGATGCGATAAGTATGGAAAAATTCGATGTGGACCGTAGAAAACATTTGTACAAACTTTGGAATCGTATGTCATCAGGGAGTTATTTTCCCCCAGCAGTCAAAGAAGTGGAAATACCCAAGAAAGACGGTGCAGTCCGTAAATTGGGCGTTCCCACAATCAGTGACAGAGTTGGGCAGATGGTTGTCAAAATGTTCATTGAGCCAAGATTAGAGGCAATATTCAGTACAAACTCTTACGGTTATCGACCCAATAGAAATGCCCATCAGGCATTGTCAGAGGTACGAAATAACTGTTGGAAAAATAATTGGGTAATTGACCTAGATATCAAAGGTTTCTTTGACAACATTGACCACAATAAACTGATGCTTGCTTTAGAGAAACACGTGCCTGAAATCTGGGTAAAACTCTATGTCAGACGATGGTTGGAAGCACCCGTTGTTACAGTATCTGGGCAACAAATCGAAAAGCAAGGAAAAGGAACACCACAGGGTGGAGTAATCAGCCCGTTATTAGCAAATCTTTTCTTACATTATGCTTTTGATAAATGGTTAGAAAAGATAGATAAAAATGTAGTTTTTACACGTTATGCCGATGATGTAATACTACACTGTAACACAAAATCCCATTCAGAACAAATATTACGATTGGTACATCAAAGAATGGAATCGGTAGGGTTAGAACTACATCCACAGAAGACAAAAATTGTCTATTGCCGAGATTTTAGAAGAAGAGGAAAATACCCAACAGTCAAATTTGATTTCTTGGGATATTCTTTTCAGCCAAGAACTGCCTACTCTAAGAAAAAGGGAAAGCTGTTTATAGGTTATGATTGTGCTATAAGTATAAGTTCAAGAAAACGAATTGCAGACAGGCTTGAAGAACTTAAGGTAAACAAACTTACTTTTAAAAGTATTGTAGGGGTGGCTCAATTCCTTAATCCAATGATTAGAGGATGGGTGCATTATTATGGTAAATTTAAGATGTTTGAACTTACCAAAGTCTTCAGATTATTGAGTAAGCGATTGGTTTGGTGGGCAAGGAAAAGGTATAAGCGATACAAAACCAGTATCAGGAAAGGTTACAAATGGTTAGCAAGAGTACGGAGTCAATACCCCACCTTGTTTTACCATTGGCAATTTTCAGAAATAAATGTAGTAGCTTAG
- a CDS encoding tyrosine-type recombinase/integrase, translating to MYQEMQIRNYSPRSIQNYISQVSLVSGHFEKSPDQINLSELKEYLSHKIETKNLSASSVNQTISAFKILFRDVLGRDWNPVKIKRPRRPKPLPVVFSKEEISHILDGIINRKHYCLVALTYGSGLRLGEVIGLKFGDIDSDRMQLRVRGGKGNKDRYTLLSMELLEKLREYYKYYRPKTYLFEGRTAGKAYSKRSVQDLFKKILLQSKVKKDATFHTLRHTFATHLLEQGTNIRVIQELLGHRSLRTTSVYLHVTNFDPSKIKSPLDKL from the coding sequence ATGTATCAGGAGATGCAGATCAGAAACTACTCTCCCAGAAGTATCCAAAATTACATTTCCCAAGTATCACTAGTTTCCGGCCATTTTGAAAAAAGTCCCGACCAGATCAACCTATCCGAGCTAAAAGAGTATCTTTCTCACAAGATTGAGACAAAAAACCTGTCGGCCTCGAGCGTAAACCAGACTATCAGTGCGTTCAAAATTCTTTTTAGGGACGTTCTCGGCAGAGACTGGAACCCGGTGAAGATCAAACGGCCCAGACGTCCTAAACCTCTTCCGGTCGTCTTTTCAAAAGAGGAGATATCCCATATCCTCGACGGTATTATAAACAGAAAACACTATTGCCTGGTTGCTCTCACCTATGGCTCCGGCCTGAGGCTTGGTGAGGTGATTGGCCTTAAGTTTGGCGATATCGACAGCGACAGGATGCAGTTGAGAGTCCGCGGAGGCAAGGGAAACAAGGATAGGTATACTCTCCTTTCCATGGAACTGTTGGAAAAGCTACGAGAGTATTACAAGTACTACCGTCCCAAAACCTATCTTTTCGAAGGTCGTACGGCAGGTAAGGCATACAGCAAAAGGAGTGTCCAGGACCTGTTCAAAAAGATCCTTCTGCAAAGCAAGGTAAAGAAGGATGCCACTTTCCATACACTCCGGCATACATTTGCCACACATCTTCTTGAGCAGGGCACCAACATTAGGGTGATCCAAGAACTCTTGGGGCATAGATCCCTGAGAACGACCTCGGTTTATCTGCATGTAACCAACTTCGATCCCTCGAAGATCAAAAGTCCTCTGGATAAGCTGTGA
- a CDS encoding IS91 family transposase — protein METANSRNCGAELSDILGSQKENFLGKGRLCADQAKAYNDILDCRTAKMGSHTLTCDTCGKSRVSYNSCRNRHCPKCQYVRQLLWVEKLQCRLLPVRYFHVVFTIPKFLKPLFYLNQRECYGMLFAASALAVKKAASNPAFLGVDSGCLSVLHTWGQALNYHPHIHMLVPAGGPDPDNMEWIAANKKFFVPVKALSGIFRGVFMENLFHALRSNQLRIPEKQKGMYATPELVKKEAYSKSWHVYIKKTFKGTNQVVSYLGRYTHRVAISNSRIHSVENGTVKFSWKDYRDRKTKIMELPCGEFTRRFMQHVLPSGFYKIRYYGIMSSANSKTKMEDCFRLLKAPRLISFYEGLSTYEILEEILGQDPFRCPGCETGKMMYGLAEGKGTDP, from the coding sequence ATGGAAACGGCCAATAGCAGGAACTGTGGGGCGGAGCTTTCCGATATTCTGGGTTCCCAAAAGGAAAACTTTTTGGGAAAGGGGAGGCTATGCGCCGACCAGGCGAAGGCCTACAATGACATTCTAGACTGCAGGACTGCAAAAATGGGCAGTCATACCCTCACCTGCGACACCTGTGGCAAAAGCAGGGTAAGTTACAACAGCTGCCGTAACCGCCACTGTCCCAAGTGCCAGTATGTCAGGCAGCTTTTATGGGTGGAAAAGCTGCAGTGTAGGTTGCTCCCAGTTAGGTATTTTCACGTCGTGTTCACCATACCGAAATTCCTCAAGCCCCTGTTCTATCTCAACCAGCGGGAATGCTACGGCATGCTCTTTGCCGCATCGGCCCTTGCGGTGAAGAAGGCAGCATCGAACCCTGCCTTCCTGGGGGTGGACAGTGGCTGCCTGTCGGTGCTCCATACCTGGGGACAGGCACTCAATTACCACCCCCATATCCACATGCTGGTGCCTGCCGGAGGGCCCGACCCCGACAACATGGAATGGATAGCTGCGAACAAAAAGTTTTTTGTGCCAGTGAAAGCCCTCTCAGGTATATTCAGGGGGGTATTCATGGAAAATCTCTTTCATGCCTTGCGGTCAAACCAGCTCAGGATACCTGAAAAACAGAAAGGGATGTACGCCACCCCGGAGCTTGTAAAAAAGGAAGCTTATTCGAAGTCCTGGCATGTCTATATCAAAAAAACGTTCAAAGGTACCAACCAGGTAGTTAGCTATCTAGGCAGGTACACCCACAGGGTGGCCATCAGCAACAGCCGGATACATTCTGTCGAAAACGGCACGGTAAAGTTCAGTTGGAAGGATTACAGGGACCGTAAAACCAAAATCATGGAACTTCCGTGCGGCGAATTCACTCGCAGGTTCATGCAACACGTCCTTCCAAGCGGATTTTACAAGATAAGGTATTATGGGATCATGTCATCGGCGAACAGCAAGACCAAAATGGAGGACTGTTTTAGGCTGCTGAAAGCGCCAAGGCTCATTTCCTTTTATGAGGGATTGTCGACCTATGAGATTTTGGAGGAAATACTGGGTCAGGACCCGTTCAGGTGTCCGGGATGCGAAACCGGAAAGATGATGTATGGCCTTGCTGAGGGGAAAGGAACAGACCCATAA
- a CDS encoding tyrosine-type recombinase/integrase, translating to MYQEMQIRNYSPRSIQNYISQVSLVSGHFEKSPDQINLSELKEYLSHKIETKNLSASSVNQTISAFKILFRDVLGRDWNPVKIKRPRRPKPLPVVFSKEEISHILDGIINRKHYCLVALTYGSGLRLGEVIGLKFGDIDSDRMQLRVRGGKGNKDRYTLLSMELLEKLREYYKYYRPKTYLFEGRTAGKAYSKRSVQDLFKKILLQSKVKKDATFHTLRHTFATHLLEQGTNIRVIQELLGHRSLRTTSVYLHVTNFDPSKIKSPLDKL from the coding sequence ATGTATCAGGAGATGCAGATCAGAAACTACTCTCCCAGAAGTATCCAAAATTACATTTCCCAAGTATCACTAGTTTCCGGCCATTTTGAAAAAAGTCCCGACCAGATCAACCTATCCGAGCTAAAAGAGTATCTTTCTCACAAGATTGAGACAAAAAACCTGTCGGCCTCGAGCGTAAACCAGACTATCAGTGCGTTCAAAATTCTTTTTAGGGACGTTCTCGGCAGAGACTGGAACCCGGTAAAGATCAAACGGCCCAGACGTCCTAAACCTCTTCCGGTCGTCTTTTCAAAAGAGGAGATATCCCATATCCTAGACGGTATTATAAACAGAAAACACTATTGCCTGGTTGCTCTCACCTATGGCTCCGGCCTGAGGCTTGGTGAGGTGATTGGCCTTAAGTTTGGCGATATCGACAGCGACAGGATGCAGTTGAGAGTCCGCGGAGGCAAGGGAAACAAGGATAGGTATACTCTCCTTTCCATGGAACTGTTGGAAAAGCTACGAGAGTATTACAAGTACTACCGTCCCAAAACCTATCTTTTCGAAGGTCGTACGGCAGGTAAGGCATACAGCAAAAGGAGTGTCCAGGACCTGTTCAAAAAGATCCTTCTGCAAAGCAAGGTAAAGAAGGATGCCACTTTCCATACACTCCGGCATACATTTGCCACACATCTTCTTGAGCAGGGCACCAACATTAGGGTGATCCAAGAACTCTTGGGGCATAGATCCCTGAGAACGACCTCGGTTTATCTGCATGTAACCAACTTCGATCCCTCGAAGATCAAAAGTCCTCTGGATAAGCTGTGA
- a CDS encoding DUF4304 domain-containing protein, whose product MTNRDFKSEFDSIIKEVIAPVFKANGFKKNGNNFYRDLGEVGQVFNVQQSQWNSKDDKTFVFNLGLLDKEIQNEIYKRELPKFPKEYDCEIRLRHGQLVNKGDVWYNLNKRINLEKLKAQIENDLEKFVLPFFDKYQQPKKWIEFFDWEFEPLTGPIGKFLIIEKYGQRTKAEKFWNDLYNEALVPKPQVTEIRTKNGQVIRDESEPTVNHEWIKRLEDFAEKKEVKLEIRPTTTPISKRADIAKRNDNTIKKLWSKLTGK is encoded by the coding sequence ATGACAAATAGAGACTTTAAATCAGAATTCGACTCGATAATAAAGGAAGTTATCGCACCAGTTTTTAAGGCTAATGGCTTTAAGAAAAACGGTAATAACTTCTATCGTGACTTAGGAGAAGTCGGTCAGGTATTTAATGTTCAGCAAAGTCAATGGAACTCAAAGGATGACAAGACATTTGTTTTCAACCTTGGACTGCTTGACAAGGAAATTCAGAATGAGATTTACAAAAGAGAACTTCCAAAATTCCCTAAAGAATACGACTGTGAAATCAGATTAAGACACGGTCAATTAGTGAATAAAGGAGACGTTTGGTATAATTTAAACAAACGAATCAACCTTGAGAAACTTAAAGCACAAATTGAAAACGACCTGGAGAAATTTGTTCTGCCTTTTTTTGACAAATACCAACAACCGAAAAAATGGATTGAATTCTTCGACTGGGAATTTGAACCTCTTACAGGACCAATCGGAAAGTTCTTGATTATTGAAAAATATGGACAAAGGACAAAAGCTGAAAAATTTTGGAACGATTTATATAACGAAGCATTAGTTCCAAAACCTCAGGTTACTGAAATCAGAACTAAGAATGGACAAGTGATTAGAGACGAATCTGAACCGACAGTAAATCACGAATGGATAAAACGACTTGAAGACTTTGCTGAAAAGAAAGAAGTGAAATTAGAAATACGCCCCACAACAACACCTATAAGCAAGCGGGCAGACATTGCTAAACGAAACGATAATACAATTAAGAAACTTTGGTCTAAGCTGACAGGTAAGTAG
- a CDS encoding Dyp-type peroxidase encodes MKLEKKDIQGLMVRGHGNLKSARFLLYNCTDPATSCDFLKEIVPLITNAEEKPEKEAIQIAFTYEGLSFLQLPPPLLNSFCREFKEGMTADQRRAVLGDIGDNDPDHWDWGQDSIHFLLMVYAKDQEQLDKSMLRIKEQTDRCGIELIHTLPTGLLQHQKEHFGFRDDISRPVIRELLNETPPENITTFPAGEFIMGYKNLYDEYAPAPHVPFELDTKGILPVHPDFPERKDLGKNGSYLVFRQMHQNVHSFWQYMKEQTGEKGEAIKLASKMVGRWPDGSPLATCPMAPDPELSESNDFGYWDDDQAGLKCPLGAHIRRTNPRDHLVTETSKKDSSEMAAKHQLLRKGRPYGPPVTPELDPQNIMDSGDDDQERGLHFICMVTDIRRQFEFVQNNWVSFHKFGGLENDADPIIGNHFNNGHYKTDEFSVPNYPIRKKYSNLPNFTLIKGGAYFFFPGIKALQYIANHE; translated from the coding sequence ATGAAATTGGAAAAAAAAGACATTCAGGGGCTTATGGTTCGTGGTCATGGAAACCTAAAAAGCGCAAGATTTTTATTGTACAACTGCACAGATCCTGCTACCTCCTGTGATTTCTTGAAAGAAATAGTCCCATTGATCACTAATGCCGAAGAAAAACCTGAAAAAGAGGCCATTCAGATCGCTTTTACCTATGAAGGACTTTCTTTTCTTCAGTTACCTCCACCTCTTTTAAATAGCTTTTGCCGAGAATTTAAAGAAGGCATGACTGCCGATCAACGAAGAGCTGTGTTGGGGGATATAGGAGACAATGACCCGGATCATTGGGATTGGGGACAAGACAGCATACATTTTTTGTTGATGGTTTATGCCAAAGACCAGGAGCAGCTGGATAAAAGCATGCTTCGAATAAAAGAACAAACAGACCGCTGCGGCATTGAATTAATCCACACACTACCTACAGGCCTATTGCAGCATCAGAAGGAACATTTTGGGTTCCGGGATGATATCTCCAGGCCGGTTATTCGGGAATTATTGAATGAAACACCACCTGAAAACATTACCACCTTTCCTGCGGGAGAATTTATCATGGGCTATAAAAACCTCTATGATGAATATGCACCTGCTCCCCATGTCCCTTTCGAGCTGGATACCAAAGGGATATTGCCTGTGCATCCGGATTTCCCGGAGAGAAAGGATTTGGGCAAGAATGGCAGCTATTTGGTCTTCAGACAGATGCATCAAAATGTCCACAGTTTTTGGCAATACATGAAGGAGCAAACCGGAGAGAAAGGGGAAGCAATCAAATTGGCCAGTAAAATGGTGGGCAGGTGGCCGGATGGTTCTCCACTGGCCACTTGCCCAATGGCTCCCGATCCCGAATTATCAGAATCTAACGATTTTGGTTATTGGGACGATGACCAAGCCGGACTAAAATGCCCTTTAGGTGCCCATATCAGAAGAACCAACCCCAGGGATCACTTGGTGACCGAAACAAGTAAAAAAGACTCCTCCGAAATGGCAGCCAAACATCAATTGCTTCGAAAAGGCAGACCTTACGGGCCACCGGTCACTCCGGAACTTGACCCGCAAAACATTATGGATTCCGGTGATGATGATCAAGAAAGAGGCCTACATTTTATTTGTATGGTAACAGACATCAGAAGGCAATTTGAATTTGTTCAGAACAATTGGGTAAGCTTTCATAAATTCGGTGGTTTGGAAAATGATGCTGACCCCATCATCGGCAACCACTTCAATAATGGCCACTACAAAACGGATGAGTTTAGTGTCCCCAACTACCCCATTAGGAAAAAGTATAGCAATCTTCCCAATTTCACCTTAATTAAAGGTGGAGCCTATTTCTTTTTTCCGGGAATCAAAGCCTTACAATACATCGCAAACCATGAATGA
- a CDS encoding sulfatase-like hydrolase/transferase: protein MKHTLYFLTLLLFFGCAKAEEELPLPNILWITSEDNSPIAGCYGDEFATTPNMDALAAEGFLYTHAYANVPVCAPARNTILTGIYAISGGNQHMRSYYDKSDEVKFYPQMLREAGYYATNNSKEDYNINPAQNVNIWDDSSKDAHYKNRPEGKPFFAVFNSTISHESSIHKSIPNEDLRHSPEEVTLPPYHPDTPEMRHDWAQYYDKVEDMDKKIGEILQELEESGEAENTIVFYYGDHGGVLARSKRYVYETGTRVPFIVRIPEKYKHLFPSEKPGDKVDRMISFVDLFPTLLSIIGTDIPDYLQGKAFLGEKKTEDPEYVFMFRGRMDERYDMSRAVRDQKFRYIRNYIPYRVYGQYLEYLFRAPSIRSWQAAFKAGELNPIQSAFWNTKPAEELYDTENDPWEVNNLANDPEYREVLERMRGAAKEWMLEIHDTGFIPEAELIDRMEGTTAYDYMRNSDINLEQLIEAANLASTAKEEDLSQLMDLLNSEEAAKRYWGATGLLILGEKARPALGALEEALNDSSPNVKSVAAEALYGLGAKEKALKALAEVLMTPNSFARTHALNVIDSIEDESKTSLDAVIAMVENAGELDRSQYDLRAARGLLEKWNINPSDYGFDMDW from the coding sequence ATGAAACATACTTTATATTTTCTTACACTCTTGTTATTTTTTGGATGTGCAAAGGCTGAAGAAGAATTACCTCTCCCCAATATTTTATGGATCACTAGTGAGGACAACAGTCCAATCGCCGGATGCTATGGAGATGAATTTGCCACCACACCTAATATGGATGCCTTGGCAGCAGAGGGATTTCTTTATACCCATGCCTATGCCAATGTACCTGTTTGTGCTCCGGCCAGAAACACAATATTGACCGGGATTTATGCGATCTCCGGTGGAAATCAGCACATGAGGAGTTATTATGACAAATCGGATGAAGTGAAATTTTACCCACAAATGTTACGAGAGGCAGGTTATTATGCCACTAATAATTCCAAAGAAGACTACAATATCAACCCAGCGCAAAATGTAAACATTTGGGACGACTCAAGTAAAGATGCGCACTATAAAAACAGACCTGAAGGGAAGCCATTTTTTGCTGTTTTTAACAGTACCATCTCTCATGAAAGTTCGATTCACAAATCCATTCCCAATGAAGACTTAAGGCACAGTCCTGAGGAGGTTACCTTACCTCCTTATCATCCGGATACTCCGGAAATGCGCCATGATTGGGCTCAATATTATGACAAGGTGGAGGACATGGATAAAAAAATCGGCGAGATTCTTCAAGAATTGGAAGAAAGTGGAGAAGCGGAAAACACCATTGTTTTTTATTATGGCGATCATGGTGGGGTATTGGCCAGGAGCAAGCGCTATGTGTATGAAACCGGTACCCGCGTGCCATTTATTGTGCGAATCCCTGAAAAATACAAGCACTTGTTTCCTTCCGAAAAACCGGGTGATAAAGTAGATCGAATGATCAGTTTCGTGGATTTATTTCCTACACTGCTAAGCATTATCGGCACCGATATTCCTGACTACCTGCAAGGAAAAGCCTTTTTGGGAGAGAAGAAAACAGAAGATCCTGAATATGTATTTATGTTTCGCGGTAGAATGGATGAGCGCTATGACATGAGCAGGGCAGTACGTGACCAAAAATTCAGGTATATCCGTAACTATATCCCTTACAGGGTTTATGGGCAATATTTAGAATACTTATTCAGGGCACCATCGATTAGGTCTTGGCAAGCTGCTTTTAAAGCCGGAGAGTTGAACCCCATTCAATCGGCCTTTTGGAATACCAAGCCTGCGGAAGAATTGTATGATACCGAAAATGATCCATGGGAAGTAAATAACCTGGCCAATGATCCCGAATACCGTGAGGTATTGGAGCGGATGCGTGGAGCGGCCAAAGAGTGGATGTTGGAAATTCACGATACCGGATTTATTCCTGAAGCGGAGTTGATAGACAGAATGGAAGGCACTACTGCCTATGATTATATGCGCAACTCCGATATCAATTTGGAGCAATTGATAGAAGCCGCCAATTTGGCCTCAACAGCCAAAGAAGAAGACCTTTCCCAATTGATGGATTTACTGAACTCGGAGGAAGCCGCTAAACGGTACTGGGGAGCTACCGGATTATTGATTTTGGGAGAAAAGGCCAGGCCGGCTTTGGGTGCACTGGAGGAAGCCTTAAATGATTCCTCTCCCAATGTTAAATCTGTAGCGGCTGAGGCATTGTATGGCTTGGGTGCCAAGGAAAAAGCCTTGAAAGCGCTGGCTGAGGTATTGATGACGCCCAATTCTTTTGCCAGAACCCATGCGCTAAATGTAATTGACAGCATAGAAGATGAGTCCAAAACCAGCCTGGATGCGGTCATTGCCATGGTAGAAAATGCCGGAGAATTGGACCGAAGCCAGTATGACCTGCGTGCCGCCAGGGGTTTGCTGGAGAAGTGGAACATCAACCCTTCAGATTACGGTTTTGATATGGATTGGTAA
- the ltrA gene encoding group II intron reverse transcriptase/maturase encodes MRMNLWNETKSIPISRQMVWEAYQKVRSNKGSAGVDAISMEEFDVDRRKHLYKLWNRMSSGSYFPPAVKEVEIPKKDGAVRKLGVPTISDRVGQMVVKMFIEPRLEAIFSTNSYGYRPNRNAHQALSEVRNNCWKNNWVIDLDIKGFFDNIDHNKLMLALEKHVPEIWVKLYVRRWLEAPVVTVSGQQIEKQGKGTPQGGVISPLLANLFLHYAFDKWLEKIDKNVVFTRYADDVILHCNTKSHSEQILRLVHQRMESVGLELHPQKTKIVYCRDFRRRGKYPTVKFDFLGYSFQPRTAYSKKKGKLFIGYDCAISISSRKRIADRLEELKVNKLTFKSIVGVAQFLNPMIRGWVHYYGKFKMFELTKVFRLLSKRLVWWARKRYKRYKTSIRKGYKWLARVRSQYPTLFYHWQFSEINVVA; translated from the coding sequence ATGAGGATGAATTTATGGAATGAAACAAAATCAATACCGATAAGTCGCCAAATGGTTTGGGAGGCTTATCAAAAAGTGCGTTCCAACAAAGGGAGTGCAGGAGTTGATGCGATAAGTATGGAAGAATTCGATGTGGACCGTAGAAAACATTTGTACAAACTTTGGAATCGTATGTCATCAGGGAGTTATTTTCCCCCAGCAGTCAAAGAAGTGGAAATACCCAAGAAAGACGGTGCAGTCCGTAAATTGGGCGTTCCCACAATCAGTGACAGAGTTGGGCAGATGGTTGTCAAAATGTTCATTGAGCCAAGATTAGAGGCAATATTCAGTACAAACTCTTACGGTTATCGACCCAATAGAAATGCCCATCAGGCATTGTCAGAGGTACGAAATAACTGTTGGAAAAATAATTGGGTAATTGACCTAGATATCAAAGGTTTCTTTGACAACATTGACCACAATAAACTGATGCTTGCTTTAGAGAAACACGTGCCTGAAATCTGGGTAAAACTCTATGTCAGACGATGGTTGGAAGCACCCGTTGTTACAGTATCTGGGCAACAAATCGAAAAGCAAGGAAAAGGAACACCACAGGGTGGAGTAATCAGCCCGTTATTAGCAAATCTTTTCTTACATTATGCTTTTGATAAATGGTTAGAAAAGATAGATAAAAATGTAGTTTTTACACGTTATGCCGATGATGTAATACTACACTGTAACACAAAATCCCATTCAGAACAAATATTACGATTGGTACATCAAAGAATGGAATCGGTAGGGTTAGAACTACATCCACAGAAGACAAAAATTGTCTATTGCCGAGATTTTAGAAGAAGAGGAAAATACCCAACAGTCAAATTTGATTTCTTGGGATATTCTTTTCAGCCAAGAACTGCCTACTCTAAGAAAAAGGGAAAGCTGTTTATAGGTTATGATTGTGCTATAAGTATAAGTTCAAGAAAACGAATTGCAGACAGGCTTGAAGAACTTAAGGTAAACAAACTTACTTTTAAAAGTATTGTAGGGGTGGCTCAATTCCTTAATCCAATGATTAGAGGATGGGTGCATTATTATGGTAAATTTAAGATGTTTGAACTTACCAAAGTCTTCAGATTATTGAGTAAGCGATTGGTTTGGTGGGCAAGGAAAAGGTATAAGCGATACAAAACCAGTATCAGGAAAGGTTACAAATGGTTAGCAAGAGTACGGAGTCAATACCCCACCTTGTTTTACCATTGGCAATTTTCAGAAATAAATGTAGTAGCTTAG